Proteins encoded within one genomic window of Eurosta solidaginis isolate ZX-2024a chromosome 1, ASM4086904v1, whole genome shotgun sequence:
- the LOC137240583 gene encoding exosome complex component 10 homolog: MAIDVEHHSYRTFQGFTCLVQISTRHKDYLFDALELRDEMHKLNLVFTDPKIVKIFHGADMDIDWLQRDLSLYIVNMFDTHQAAKALNYARLSLSYLLKHYCNIEVDKTFQLADWRSRPLPKELISYARQDTHYLIYIYDRITNDLLEASNQQSNLLRNIYQRSTEICKKRYVKPSVSADSHMDLYRTSKRVFDNRQLFALREIFQWRDSVARQEDESYGYVLPNHMLLQISESLPREMQGILACCNPIPPLVRQNLHVLHQIVLRAREQPLVKPVLATEAIHRVASTNIKDYNSKLYCPHDLSHNEEFRDDLPTLLNFRNNPILPSPAKLRVNMVKPILSIYESPEQFDEVSAGRR; this comes from the exons ATGGCTATCGATGTCGAACATCATTCGTATCGTACATTTCAAGGATTTACTTGTCTCGTACAAATTTCTACACGTCACAAAGATTATCTCTTTGATGCCTTAGAATTGCGCGATGAAATGCACAAATTAAATTTGGTATTCACAGAtccaaaaattgttaaaatatttcACGGTGCTGATATGGATATCGATTGGCTACAGCGTGACCTTTCACTGTATATAGTCAACATGTTCGATACACATCAAGCTGCAAAAGCGCTAAATTATGCACGTTTATCTTTATCATATTTACTTAAACATTATTGTAACATCGAAGTGGATAAAACATTTCAATTGGCTGATTGGCGTAGTCGTCCACTACCAAAGGAATTAATATCATATGCACGCCAAGATACACATTAtcttatttacatatatgatCGCATAACTAATGATTTGTTGGAGGCCAGTAATCAACAATCGAATTTGCTAAGAAATATATATCAGCGTAGTACTGAAATTTGTAAAAAGCGTTATGTTAAGCCCAGCGTATCAGctgattcacatatggatttgtATCGTACATCGAAGCGAGTCTTTGACAATAGGCAACTTTTTGCGTTACGTGAAATATTTCAATGGCGTGACAGTGTTGCGCGTCAAGAGGATGAAAGTTATGGCTATGTTTTACCCAATCACATGTTGCTGCAGATTTCGGAAAGTTTGCCACGTGAAATGCAGGGAATTCTAGCTTGTTGTAACCCCATACCGCCGTTGGTGCGCCAGAATCTACATGTCTTACATCAAATTGTGTTGCGTGCGCGTGAACAGCCATTAGTAAAG CCTGTTTTGGCAACGGAGGCAATTCATCGCGTTGCCAGCACTAACATCAAGGATTATAACAGTAAATTGTATTGCCCACATGATCTCTCGCACAATGAAGAATTTCGCGATGATCTGCCAACGTTACTAAATTTTCGAAACAATCCCATACTACCGTCGCCTGCTAAATTACGCGTAAATATGGTTAAACCTATATTGAGCATTTATGAATCACCCGAACAATTTGATGAGGTGAGTGCTGGAAGACGATAA
- the LOC137237384 gene encoding exosome complex component 10 homolog — protein MAPTEAPEEQIEIPEEDTSTSSVEQRKKTVKLTPLGNFPSIEEFAKNGLSEIVEATRVANSFPQGSARDLYCAYPTFGRVVDEQSDRIFGLISKVLKWQNVKGNIQRRQQDEQFEMLLECNDVMMERLNSNLDELAGIKKNPQTIVVESHFNVTPSSTTSGSGAGSWNLKKNETSPLAARLITAKNIARPQLKFKAAVDNSALTPFMPRIKDKPNSLKPLAVLPEYDNSGNIVSYLHPYEFELMKWEVPATQLKRTNPIVPDEINETELLYVNTIETLNVAIEELRQQRVMAIDVEHHSYRTFQGFTCLVQISTRHKDYLFDALELRDEMHKLNLVFTDPKIVKIFHGADMDIDWLQRDLSLYIVNMFDTHQAAKALNYARLSLSYLLKHYCNIEVDKTFQLADWRIRPLPKELISYARQDTHYLIYIYDRITNDLLEASNQQSNLLRNIYQRSTEICKKRYVKPSVSADSHMDLYRKSKRVFDNRQLFALREIFQWRDSVARQEDESYGYVLPNHMLLQISESLPREMQGILACCNPIPPLVRQNLHVLHQIVLRAREQPLVKPVLATEAIHRVASTNIKDYNSKLYCPHDLSHNEEFRDDLPTLLNFRNNPILPSPAKLRVNMVKPILSIYESPEQFDEIEDKRKQKHLLSSIKFVSPYQRYLAVLPLAEKEKAEEAARIEAENKKRQLCPDAPSATELGIKAEPAAANDDDYNLPIKEMLKRAHRDATEKKSQTEADNSCEPKAKRFKCETPSDDKLKFVNLPPTKKEQRQANKKVPNIMQQKSNANAETNQINNSVHTISDDNDESDSALEEAPSTSQWQMQQPQQVDAMPKRQQQQHSGKKKFKNKKNRGKSFQSSDKPINDAKNFDYKSVDFKKFQGGAQRAKGMELKSQFHGKSNSNKANNKKFNKLFTFSNMKGKKW, from the exons ATGGCGCCAACCGAAGCACCTGAGGAACAGATAGAAATACCGGAAGAAGATACGTCCACTTCTTCGGTGGAACAAAGAAAGAAAACTGTTAAATTGACGCCGTTGGGAAACTTCCCATCAATAGAAGAGTTTGCAAAG AATGGTTTGTCCGAAATAGTGGAGGCAACAAGAGTAGCCAATTCCTTTCCACAAGGCTCCGCGCGCGATCTATACTGCGCCTATCCCACATTCGGACGGGTTGTGGATGAACAATCAGATCGCATTTTTGGATTAATATCCAAGGTGTTGAAATGGCAAAATGTTAAGGGTAATATACAGCG ACGTCAACAAGATGAACAATTCGAAATGTTGCTGGAGTGCAACGATGTTATGATGGAGCGTTTAAACTCAAATTTAGATGAATTAGCTGGCATTAAAAAGAATCCACAAACCATCGTTGTGGAGTCACATTTTAACGTAACACCTAGTTCTACCACATCGGGATCTGGTGCCGGTAGTTGGAATTTGAAAAAGAATGAGACATCGCCATTAGCGGCGCGCTTAATTACTGCAAAAAACATAGCAAGACCACAATTAAAATTCAAAGCTGCCGTAGACAATAGCGCACTAACGCCATTCATGCCAAGAATAAAAGACAAACCGAATTCATTGAAACCATTAGCTGTACTACCTGAATATGACAACAGTGGAAATATAGTGAG CTATTTACATCCATATGAGTTTGAACTTATGAAATGGGAGGTACCAGCAACGCAATTGAAGCGCACAAATCCTATCGTACCCGATGAAATAAATGAAACAGAATTACTTTATGTGAATACCATTGAAACATTAAATGTTGCAATCGAAGAGCTACGTCAACAGCGAGTAATGGCTATCGATGTCGAACATCATTCGTATCGCACATTTCAAGGATTTACTTGTCTCGTACAAATTTCTACACGTCACAAAGATTATCTCTTTGATGCCTTAGAATTGCGCGATGAAATGCACAAATTAAATTTGGTATTCACAGAtccaaaaattgttaaaatatttcACGGTGCTGATATGGATATCGATTGGCTACAGCGTGACCTTTCACTGTATATAGTCAACATGTTCGATACACATCAAGCTGCAAAAGCGCTAAATTATGCACGTTTATCTTTATCATATTTACTTAAACATTATTGTAACATCGAAGTGGATAAAACATTTCAATTGGCTGATTGGCGTATACGTCCACTACCAAAGGAATTAATATCATATGCACGCCAAGATACACATTAtcttatttacatatatgatCGCATAACTAATGATTTGTTGGAGGCCAGTAATCAACAATCGAATTTGCTAAGAAATATATATCAGCGTAGTACTGAAATTTGTAAAAAGCGTTATGTTAAGCCCAGCGTATCAGctgattcacatatggatttgtATCGTAAATCGAAGCGAGTCTTTGACAATAGGCAACTTTTTGCGTTACGTGAAATATTTCAATGGCGTGACAGTGTTGCGCGTCAAGAGGATGAAAGTTATGGCTATGTTTTACCCAATCACATGTTGCTGCAGATTTCGGAAAGTTTGCCACGTGAAATGCAAGGAATTCTAGCTTGTTGTAACCCCATACCGCCGTTGGTGCGCCAGAATCTACATGTCTTACATCAAATTGTGTTGCGTGCGCGTGAACAGCCATTAGTAAAG CCTGTTTTGGCAACGGAGGCAATTCATCGCGTTGCCAGCACTAACATCAAGGATTATAACAGTAAATTGTATTGCCCACATGATCTCTCGCACAATGAAGAATTTCGCGATGATCTGCCGACGTTACTAAATTTTCGAAACAATCCCATACTACCGTCGCCTGCTAAATTACGCGTAAATATGGTTAAACCTATATTGAGCATTTATGAATCACCCGAACAATTTGATGAG ATTGaagataaaagaaaacaaaaacatttacttaGTAGTATTAAATTTGTTAGTCCATATCAGCGTTATTTGGCTGTATTACCTTTGGCAGAAAAAGAAAAGGCAGAAGAAGCCGCACGCATTGAAGCTGAGAATAAGAAACGCCAGCTATGTCCTGATGCACCGTCAGCCACCGAg TTGGGCATAAAAGCAGAGCCTGCTGCCGCAAATGATGATGATTACAATTTGCCTATAAAAGAAATGTTGAAGCGCGCACACAGAGATGCCACAGAGAAAAAGAGCCAAACAGAAGCAGATAATTCATGCGAACCGAAGGCGAAACGTTTTAAGTGCGAAACACCATCTGATGATAAACTGAAGTTTGTTAATTTACCGCCTACTAAAAAAGAACAACGACAAGCTAATAAAAAAGTGCCAAACATAATGCAACAGAAAAGTAACGCAAATGCTGAAACCAACCAAATTAACAACTCGGTACATACGATAAGTGATGATAATGACGAGTCTGATAGTGCACTTGAAGAGGCACCATCAACATCACAGTGGCAAATGCAGCAGCCACAACAGGTAGATGCAATGCCCAAAAGACAGCAACAACAGCATAgtggcaaaaaaaaattcaagaataaGAAAAATCGCGGAAAAAGTTTTCAATCCTCTGATAAACCGATTAATGATGCTAAGAATTTTGATTACAAAAGTgtagattttaaaaaatttcaaggtGGCGCGCAACGCGCTAAAGGAATGGAGCTAAAGTCACAATTCCATGGAAAA AGTAATTCAAATAAGGCAAAtaataaaaagtttaataaattatTTACATTCAGCAACATGAAAGGTAAAAAATGGTAA